From the Malus domestica chromosome 17, GDT2T_hap1 genome, one window contains:
- the LOC103417037 gene encoding disease resistance protein RPV1 isoform X1, which produces MFTVQQLIAHEASVSFSSKSKLWNYDLFLSFRGEDTRNGFTGHLHAAFKDRGYQAYMDEDDLKRGEEIKKELFREIEGSRISIIVFSKRYADSSWCLDELVKIMECRSKLGRHVLPIFYHVDPSHVRKQDGVLAKAFQKHKKSISKVKDGTKREAKRESVKQWRKALTEAANLSGHHITDNGREAEFIREIVDKIITEWLPSTNELDVAKYPVGINSRIHDIISHLSSGGSNVLMVGIWGMGGLGKTTAAKAIYNQIHHMFQFKSFLHDVSNTANKHDLVYLQKKIISDILKKEFDISSVAEGISRIKDQFSHRRVLVIMDNIDGVDQLNAIAGNHNWFGPGSRIIITTRDEHLLKQGKVNKTYLAQELNKEEALELLSWHAFENRRPKEEGYLELSKKVVSYCGGLPLALEVLGSFLFTRPIEEWQSQLDKLKGTPKGEIIKQLRISFEGLDNTQKAIFLDISCFFIRKDKDYVAKVLDGCGFSATIGISVLRERCLVTVEQNKLNMHDLLREMARVIISEKSPGHPEKWSRLWDDRDVINVLTNKSGTEEVEGLALHLPYGYGNASFSTKAFANMKKLRLLQLNKVKLKGEYKHLPKELIWLSWEKCPLKSIPDDFFNQDKLVVLEMRLSKLVQVWEGSKSLRNLKTLDLSYSYSLQKSLDFSQVPNLEELILVLCESLSEIHPSIGHLKRLSLVNLEGCRKLISLPRDFYKLKSVETLLLNGCLKFIELHEDIGEMISLRTLEAKQTTIREVPPSIVGLKNLTRLSLDRSSCVELNGEYKCLPKELIWLRWFGCPLKSIPDDFFNQDKLVVVEMQFSQLVQVWKGSKSLHNLKTLDLSYSRSLQKSPDFSQVPNLEELILVWCKSLSEIHPSIGHLKRLSLVNLRDCKRLISLPRDFYKLKSVETLLLNGCSKFRELHEDIGEMTSLRTLEAEQTAIREVPPSIVRLKNLTRLSLSGLESIH; this is translated from the exons ATGTTCACTGTTCAGCAGCTAATAG CCCATGAAGCCTCCGTTTCGTTCTCCTCCAAGTCAAAACTTTGGAATTACGACTTGTTCTTGAGCTTCAGAGGTGAAGACACGCGCAACGGCTTCACAGGCCACCTGCACGCGGCATTTAAAGACAGGGGATACCAGGCTTATATGGATGAGGACGATCTAAAAAGAggggaagaaataaaaaaggaacTGTTCCGGGAAATTGAAGGGTCGAGGATCTCCATCATCGTCTTCTCAAAGAGGTATGCGGATTCAAGTTGGTGCCTTGACGAGCTGGTGAAGATCATGGAGTGCAGATCCAAACTGGGGCGACATGTTTTGCCAATATTCTATCATGTTGATCCTTCACATGTCAGGAAGCAGGATGGAGTTTTAGCCAAAGCATTTCAGAAGCACAAAAAGAGCATCAGTAAAGTAAAAGATGGCACGAAACGTGAAGCTAAACGAGAAAGTGTAAAGCAGTGGAGAAAGGCTCTTACAGAAGCTGCGAACTTGTCTGGCCACCATATCACTGATAATGG GCGTGAAGCAGAGTTTATTAGAGAAATTGTTGACAAGATTATTACGGAATGGCTTCCGAGCACAAACGAACTAGATGTGGCCAAGTACCCGGTTGGAATCAATTCTCGCATTCATGATATTATCAGTCATCTTTCAAGTGGTGGATCAAATGTTCTCATGGTTGGAATTTGGGGTATGGGTGGATTGGGTAAAACAACAGCTGCCAAAGCTATTTATAACCAAATTCATCACATGTTCCAATTCAAAAGTTTCCTTCATGATGTTAGCAACACTGCAAATAAACATGATCTAGtttatttgcaaaaaaaaattatttctgaCATCTTGAAAAAGGAGTTTGACATAAGCAGTGTTGCTGAAGGTATCAGTCGGATAAAAGATCAATTTTCACATAGAAGGGTACTTGTCATCATGGACAACATAGATGGAGTGGACCAACTGAATGCAATAGCTGGAAATCACAATTGGTTTGGTCCTGGAAGTAGAATTATCATAACGACACGAGATGAACATTTACTAAAGCAAGGGAAAGTGAATAAGACATATCTGGCCCAAGAATTGAATAAAGAAGAAGCTCTGGAGCTCTTGAGTTGGCATGCCTTTGAAAATCGACGGCCTAAAGAAGAAGGATATCTCGAACTCTCAAAAAAGGTTGTTTCTTACTGTGGAGGTTTGCCACTAgcccttgaagttttaggttctTTTTTGTTTACAAGACCCATAGAAGAGTGGCAAAGCCAATTGGACAAATTGAAAGGAACTCCTAAAggagaaataataaaacaactaAGAATAAGCTTCGAAGGGCTAGATAATACACAAAAGGCTATATTCCTGGACATATCTTGTTTCTTTATTAGAAAGGACAAGGACTATGTTGCAAAAGTATTAGATGGATGTGGATTTTCTGCAACAATAGGAATCAGTGTCCTTCGTGAACGATGCCTTGTAACCGTTGAGCAGAACAAGTTGAATATGCATGACTTGCTTCGAGAAATGGCCAGAgtaatcatttctgaaaaatccCCTGGTCACCCTGAAAAATGGAGTAGGTTGTGGGATGATCGAGATGTCATCAATGTGTTGACAAATAAATCT GGAACTGAAGAAGTTGAAGGACTTGCTCTACATTTGCCTTATGGTTATGGCAATGCTAGTTTCAGTACAAAAGCATTTGCCAATATGAAAAAACTGAGATTGCTTCAGCTCAACAAAGTAAAGCTCAAAGGAGAATACAAACATCTTCCCAAAGAGTTAATATGGTTGAGTTGGGAAAAATGCCCTTTAAAGTCCATACCAGATGACTTTTTTAATCAAGATAAACTAGTTGTTTTAGAGATGCGGTTAAGCAAACTGGTACAAGTTTGGGAGGGTTCCAAG TCGCTTCGTAACTTGAAAACCCTTGATCTCAGCTATTCCTATTCCTTACAGAAATCATTGGACTTCTCACAAGTCCCaaatcttgaagagttgatattGGTATTGTGTGAGAGTTTGTCCGAGATTCACCCCTCCATTGGTCATcttaaaagactttctttggtgaaCCTTGAGGGATGCCGTAAGCTTATTTCTCTTCCAAGGGATTTCTATAAATTGAAATCTGTTGAGACTCTTCTTCTTAATGGATGTTTAAAATTCATAGAACTGCATGAGGATATAGGGGAGATGATATCACTGAGAACACTTGAAGCAAAGCAAACAACCATAAGAGAAGTACCACCTTCCATAGTAGGATTGAAGAATCTCACTCGTTTATCCCTTGACCGCTCCAGCTGCGTAGAGCTTAATGGAGAATACAAATGTCTTCCCAAAGAGTTAATATGGTTGCGTTGGTTTGGATGCCCTTTAAAGTCCATACCAGATGACTTTTTTAATCAAGATAAACTAGTTGTTGTAGAGATGCAGTTTAGCCAACTGGTACAAGTTTGGAAGGGTTCCAAG TCGCTACATAACTTGAAAACCCTTGATCTCAGCTATTCCCGTTCCTTACAGAAATCACCGGACTTTTCACAAGTCCCaaatcttgaagagttgatattGGTATGGTGTAAGAGTTTGTCCGAGATTCACCCCTCCATTGGTCATcttaaaagactttctttggtgaaCCTTAGAGACTGTAAAAGGCTTATTTCTCTTCCAAGGGATTTCTATAAATTGAAATCTGTTGAGACTCTTCTTCTTAATGGATGTTCAAAATTCAGAGAACTGCATGAGGATATAGGGGAGATGACATCACTGAGAACACTTGAAGCAGAGCAAACAGCCATAAGAGAAGTACCACCTTCCATAGTAAGATTGAAGAATCTCACTCGTTTATCCCTATCAGGTCTGGAAAGTATTCATTAG
- the LOC103417037 gene encoding disease resistance protein RPV1 isoform X2 codes for MFTVQQLIAHEASVSFSSKSKLWNYDLFLSFRGEDTRNGFTGHLHAAFKDRGYQAYMDEDDLKRGEEIKKELFREIEGSRISIIVFSKRYADSSWCLDELVKIMECRSKLGRHVLPIFYHVDPSHVRKQDGVLAKAFQKHKKSISKVKDGTKREAKRESVKQWRKALTEAANLSGHHITDNGREAEFIREIVDKIITEWLPSTNELDVAKYPVGINSRIHDIISHLSSGGSNVLMVGIWGMGGLGKTTAAKAIYNQIHHMFQFKSFLHDVSNTANKHDLVYLQKKIISDILKKEFDISSVAEGISRIKDQFSHRRVLVIMDNIDGVDQLNAIAGNHNWFGPGSRIIITTRDEHLLKQGKVNKTYLAQELNKEEALELLSWHAFENRRPKEEGYLELSKKVVSYCGGLPLALEVLGSFLFTRPIEEWQSQLDKLKGTPKGEIIKQLRISFEGLDNTQKAIFLDISCFFIRKDKDYVAKVLDGCGFSATIGISVLRERCLVTVEQNKLNMHDLLREMARVIISEKSPGHPEKWSRLWDDRDVINVLTNKSGTEEVEGLALHLPYGYGNASFSTKAFANMKKLRLLQLNKVKLKGEYKHLPKELIWLSWEKCPLKSIPDDFFNQDKLVVLEMRLSKLVQVWEGSKSLHNLKTLDLSYSRSLQKSPDFSQVPNLEELILVWCKSLSEIHPSIGHLKRLSLVNLRDCKRLISLPRDFYKLKSVETLLLNGCSKFRELHEDIGEMTSLRTLEAEQTAIREVPPSIVRLKNLTRLSLSGLESIH; via the exons ATGTTCACTGTTCAGCAGCTAATAG CCCATGAAGCCTCCGTTTCGTTCTCCTCCAAGTCAAAACTTTGGAATTACGACTTGTTCTTGAGCTTCAGAGGTGAAGACACGCGCAACGGCTTCACAGGCCACCTGCACGCGGCATTTAAAGACAGGGGATACCAGGCTTATATGGATGAGGACGATCTAAAAAGAggggaagaaataaaaaaggaacTGTTCCGGGAAATTGAAGGGTCGAGGATCTCCATCATCGTCTTCTCAAAGAGGTATGCGGATTCAAGTTGGTGCCTTGACGAGCTGGTGAAGATCATGGAGTGCAGATCCAAACTGGGGCGACATGTTTTGCCAATATTCTATCATGTTGATCCTTCACATGTCAGGAAGCAGGATGGAGTTTTAGCCAAAGCATTTCAGAAGCACAAAAAGAGCATCAGTAAAGTAAAAGATGGCACGAAACGTGAAGCTAAACGAGAAAGTGTAAAGCAGTGGAGAAAGGCTCTTACAGAAGCTGCGAACTTGTCTGGCCACCATATCACTGATAATGG GCGTGAAGCAGAGTTTATTAGAGAAATTGTTGACAAGATTATTACGGAATGGCTTCCGAGCACAAACGAACTAGATGTGGCCAAGTACCCGGTTGGAATCAATTCTCGCATTCATGATATTATCAGTCATCTTTCAAGTGGTGGATCAAATGTTCTCATGGTTGGAATTTGGGGTATGGGTGGATTGGGTAAAACAACAGCTGCCAAAGCTATTTATAACCAAATTCATCACATGTTCCAATTCAAAAGTTTCCTTCATGATGTTAGCAACACTGCAAATAAACATGATCTAGtttatttgcaaaaaaaaattatttctgaCATCTTGAAAAAGGAGTTTGACATAAGCAGTGTTGCTGAAGGTATCAGTCGGATAAAAGATCAATTTTCACATAGAAGGGTACTTGTCATCATGGACAACATAGATGGAGTGGACCAACTGAATGCAATAGCTGGAAATCACAATTGGTTTGGTCCTGGAAGTAGAATTATCATAACGACACGAGATGAACATTTACTAAAGCAAGGGAAAGTGAATAAGACATATCTGGCCCAAGAATTGAATAAAGAAGAAGCTCTGGAGCTCTTGAGTTGGCATGCCTTTGAAAATCGACGGCCTAAAGAAGAAGGATATCTCGAACTCTCAAAAAAGGTTGTTTCTTACTGTGGAGGTTTGCCACTAgcccttgaagttttaggttctTTTTTGTTTACAAGACCCATAGAAGAGTGGCAAAGCCAATTGGACAAATTGAAAGGAACTCCTAAAggagaaataataaaacaactaAGAATAAGCTTCGAAGGGCTAGATAATACACAAAAGGCTATATTCCTGGACATATCTTGTTTCTTTATTAGAAAGGACAAGGACTATGTTGCAAAAGTATTAGATGGATGTGGATTTTCTGCAACAATAGGAATCAGTGTCCTTCGTGAACGATGCCTTGTAACCGTTGAGCAGAACAAGTTGAATATGCATGACTTGCTTCGAGAAATGGCCAGAgtaatcatttctgaaaaatccCCTGGTCACCCTGAAAAATGGAGTAGGTTGTGGGATGATCGAGATGTCATCAATGTGTTGACAAATAAATCT GGAACTGAAGAAGTTGAAGGACTTGCTCTACATTTGCCTTATGGTTATGGCAATGCTAGTTTCAGTACAAAAGCATTTGCCAATATGAAAAAACTGAGATTGCTTCAGCTCAACAAAGTAAAGCTCAAAGGAGAATACAAACATCTTCCCAAAGAGTTAATATGGTTGAGTTGGGAAAAATGCCCTTTAAAGTCCATACCAGATGACTTTTTTAATCAAGATAAACTAGTTGTTTTAGAGATGCGGTTAAGCAAACTGGTACAAGTTTGGGAGGGTTCCAAG TCGCTACATAACTTGAAAACCCTTGATCTCAGCTATTCCCGTTCCTTACAGAAATCACCGGACTTTTCACAAGTCCCaaatcttgaagagttgatattGGTATGGTGTAAGAGTTTGTCCGAGATTCACCCCTCCATTGGTCATcttaaaagactttctttggtgaaCCTTAGAGACTGTAAAAGGCTTATTTCTCTTCCAAGGGATTTCTATAAATTGAAATCTGTTGAGACTCTTCTTCTTAATGGATGTTCAAAATTCAGAGAACTGCATGAGGATATAGGGGAGATGACATCACTGAGAACACTTGAAGCAGAGCAAACAGCCATAAGAGAAGTACCACCTTCCATAGTAAGATTGAAGAATCTCACTCGTTTATCCCTATCAGGTCTGGAAAGTATTCATTAG
- the LOC108172942 gene encoding MLO-like protein 2 isoform X1, which translates to MQFAAYRKQRKSNEEELNYSIAELRINYASLPEKFTKSELNKMWLTKRNKRALYEALENMLLGLLSLLLTVGQDRISDMCTSKAVEATWHPCNSKQDIKSDKGKDKSGASDDNSRRWLPSALDSSGGWPM; encoded by the exons ATGCAGTTTGCTGCATATAGAAAACAGAG GAAAAGCAATGAAGAAGAATTGAATTATTCTATTGCAGAGCTCAGGATAAACTACGCTTCTTTACCAGAAAAATTTACGAAATCAGAGTTGAATAAGATG TGGTTGACAAAGAGAAACAAAAGAGCTCTCTATGAAGCTCTTGAGAATATGCTATTAGGGCTCCTATCTTTGCTTCTAACAGTAGGACAAGACCGCATTTCAGATATGTGTACATCGAAGGCTGTTGAAGCGACTTGGCATCCATGCAATAGTAAGCAAGATATCAAATCAGACAAAGGCAAAGATAAGAGTGGTGCTTCAGATGACAACTCCCGCAGATGGCTTCCCTCAGCCTTGGATTCCAGTGGGGGGTGGCCGATGTGA
- the LOC108172942 gene encoding uncharacterized protein isoform X2: MTTPADGFPQPWIPVGGGRCELLDMTNVQPRQYIHELDEKPPSLIYKAKNSADLDCRKMIKNSFKQAHEFEKRRAESHSAIRPSVLS; this comes from the exons ATGACAACTCCCGCAGATGGCTTCCCTCAGCCTTGGATTCCAGTGGGGGGTGGCCGATGTGAGCTGCTGGATATGACAAATGTGCAACCAAG GCAATACATACATGAACTCGATGAGAAGCCACCATCTCTTATCTACAAAGCGAAGAACTCAGCAGATT TAGATTGTAGAAAAATGATCAAAAACAGCTTCAAGCAAGCACATGAGTTTG AGAAGAGACGCGCTGAATCTCACTCCGCCATTCGCCCCTCCGTCCTCTCATGA